gtgagctcgttgttgggtagggaccctctctacgtGTTGCTGACTTGActatgtttattttacttgtacagatttactactctatctattatacttgtacatatttactattttattatgtTGTTaacgatatgcatatagctataatcgtatttgttctgacgattttgacacctgtctccatgttttgttttgttgtctgtctcccccttctagactctgagctcgctgttgggtagggaccttctctatgtgttgccgacttgactctatttattttacttgtacatatttactattctattttgttaacgatatgcatatagctataatcctatttgttctgacgattttggcaactgtctacatgtttggttttgttgtctgtctcccccttctagactgtgagctcgttgttgggtagggaccgtctctaggtaatgataataataataaaaatgatagcatttattaagcgcttactatgtgcaaagcactgttctaagcgctggggggtcacaaggtgatcaggttgtcccatggggggctcacagtcttcatccccattttacagatgagggaactgaggcccagagaagttaagtgacttgcccagagtcacacagctggcgattggcagagccgggatttgaacccacgacctctgactccaaagcccgggctgtttccactgagccacgctgcttctctaataataataattttggtatttgtttattacaaggtgatcaggttgccccacgtggggctcacagtctttaatctccattttacagataaggtaactgaggcccagagaagtgaagtgacttgcccagtgtcacacagcagacatgtggcagagccaggattcgaacccatgacctctgactccaaagcccgggctctctccactgagccacgctccttctcagctcttaatccccattttagacgttgccgactcggacatcccaagcgctaagtccagtgctctgcacacagtaagcgcccaataaatgcgattgaatgaatgaattgcttggctcatagtaaacgctgaacaaatccagcccttagagcagtgctaggcacttaataagcgcttcgcaaatcatcatcatcatcaatcgcgtttattgagcgcttcccatgtgcagagcactgtactaagcgcttgggaagtacaaattggcaacacaaagagacagtccctacccgacagcgggctcccagtctaaaaggggaagacagagaacaaaaccaaacgtactaacaaagtaaaataaatagaatagatatgtacaagtaaaatagagtaataaatatgtacagacatatagacatatatacaggtgctgtggggaagggaagggaggggctcagtctgggaaggcctcctggaggaggtgagctctcagtagggcctcatcgTCATCCAGccggccacgccgcttcttctcagggtagggactgtctctatgtgatgccaatttgtacttcccaagcgcttagtacagtgctctgcacatagtaagcgctcaatagatacgattgattgattgattgattctcaccgcCCGTCCCCACCCTCGCCTTCCCCCGCCCAACCGAACAACCCGCGCCCTCGCCCAGGTACGGCTTTGTGATCGCAGTCACCACCATCGATAACATCGGGGCCGGGGTGATCCAGCCGGGCAGGGGCTTCGTGCTCTACCCTGTCAAGTACAAAGCTATCGTCTTCAGGCCCTTCAAGGGGGAGGTCGTGGACGCCGTCGTGACTCAGGTCAACAAGGTGAGGGCCGAGAaagatggggagtggggggaactAGGGCCGACTTCGGGGGCGGATCATCCGGCTCGGCGCGGGGGGAAACTGGGAAGGAGGGTAGGGCTGACTCGATTCCCCGTTCTCCCGTAGGTGGGCCTCTTCACGGAGATcgggcccatgtcctgcttcatCTCTCGGCATGTGAGTCGGGATGGGGGACGGAGCGGAACCGGAGCCTCCCGGGCCCTTTGGGTTGGGGGGGAAAGGAGACGATTTCCATTTCCTGACACCCGCCGCCTTGACTTTTACAGAGAGCCAACGCGGGCCTCTCCTAAAGCCATTTTGTGCCTCAGATCCGCTTCGGGCAGTCGCTCCCCTGGTCCACCGGTAAATTCTAGGAGATGGAGGTCAAGACGGGAGCAGAACCTTCTGGTCCCttcctgtccaatcaatcaatcaatcgatcgtatttattgagcgcctactatgtgcagagcactgtaccaagcgcttgggaagtacaaattggcaacatatacagtccctacccaacagtgggctcacagtctaaaagactttcccttcctcccctctcccccatccacctGCCCAGCCCCTCAAAGGCGGGTCGGTCCGTAGCCAGTGTTACGCCCACCCACTGCCATTAATCATTTTAATTTCGCTTCCAGTCTATACCCTCTGAGATGGAGTTTGATCCTAATTCGAACCCCCCGTGTTACAAGACTGtggatgaggtaagagagggggaagaagtgggaggaaagaaggaatccGATGAATGGATGGAAAAAGAGAGGCAAATATGGCTAGTCATGGCAGTCGTGACATTAACTTTATTAATgattgttaaagcgcttaccgtgtgccacgaTCTCaccgtaggaccttgggcaaatcacttctctgtgcctcggttccctcatttgcaaaacaggGTTCAGTGCCCATTCTCCTGCcttcttgaactgtgagccccatttggagacctgattatctttatttttttttttttaaggtttctgttaaacgtttattatgtgacaggcaccggGGGAAACACAAcctaaaatcaggttggacgcagtccccgccccacacggggctcaccgccttagtccccattttacggatgaggtaacgtgaggcccagaaaagcgaaatgacttggccacggtcacgcagcagtcaagcgctggagcccgggattagaacccaggtcccctctgactcccagggccgtgctctacccattaggccacgccgcttctcgatttatcgagtgcttgctgtgggccgaACAAGGGTTTTGGTAGGTTACAGTAAAATTAGACAAGACCCTGCCTCACAAGAGAAACGCGACCCCATTTccatgcccacgaggagcttccaccTTTcatctgggccccctccttcctctccccctccccattccccccgctctacctccttcccctccccacagcacctgtatatgtgtttgtacaattttattttacttattatttttactttatttattttacttactttattttacttattattttacttatttatttttattttattttattttactctattttacttgtgcatgtttactattcaatttttttttttgatggcatttattaagcgcttactatgtgcaaagcaccattctaagcgctggggaggttacaaggtgatcaggttgtcccacatggggctcacagtcttcacccccattttccagatgagataactgaagcccagagaagttaaatgacttgcccaaagtcacccagctgacaagtggcagagccgggatttgaacccatgacctctgactccaaagcccgggctctttccactgagccacgctgcttctcttcctcttttgttaatgatgtgcatctagctgtgactgtgacttttagactgtgagcccactgttgggtagggactgtctctatatgttgccaatttgtccttccccagcgcttagtccagtgctctgcacatagtaagcgctcaataaatacgattgatgatgatgatctagctctacttctatttattctgacgacttgacacctgtccacatgttttgtcgtctgtctcccccttctagcctgtgagcccgctgtcggggagggaccgtctctctatgtgttgccgactcgtacttcccaagcgcttagcccagtgctctgcacacagtacgcgctcaataaatacgactgaatgaatgagtgaatgaatccggGGATCTAACCCGTTGCTACTATTAAGGGAAAGCTTCTTAACTCCCCTCCGTCCCCCGACCTCAGGACATCGTGATTCAGCAGGATGATGAGATCCGCCTGAAGATCGTGGGGACCCGGGTGGACAAGAATGACATCGTaagtccctgtcctcctcctcccctccccggggcctCGCCGGCCCGGGCAACAGCAAAGGAGAGGGCCATTATTCCATAAATTAAGGAAAAAGGCCTCTGTTTTTGCCGGAATAATTGGGATTTCAGGTGAAAGATCTTTGCAGAACAATCTGGATCAGTTCTCCTCGGCCACACCTTCCTAGGATGTAGTCCACAACTCCCTTAACTCCTTGTGAATATTTAGAGACTATGAAGAGAATTATGACGACTTGCTCGCCGTGTGCAGACTTCTCCGTTACCTGCACCGAGCGATAACTGGCTTTAGTCGGCTTGTAAATCCGTTATCAAGCACGCTATATTGAAATAGATTGTTTTAGATGGGAGGCATCTCTGGTCTTCGTCAGTACTaatttcccactgttgggtagggactgtctctataggttgccaatttgtccttcccaagcgcttagtccagtgctctgcacacaggaagcgctcaataaatacgattgatgatgatgatgacggccgtCCTTGGGATACCCGTATCCCGTCTCTTGGGAATCGGGGCAGAGGATGTCGCCCGGGGTAACCGTCGGAGTCTCCCGTCAAGAAAGATGGACGAGCTTCCCTCCTGAGGCTTCGGGTTTTAATCTTGGGAAATAGCGGACCCGAGGTCTTAGACGTGGCACTGTGGGTACGCTCTGGCCTCATTTTCTCCCCCCTTTGTCTCGTAGTTTGCAATCGGCTCCCTCATGGACGACTACCTGGGTAAGTCCTTATCTGGGCCGGGCGAGGGATGGGTCTCGATGACAGATGCCTTAAATGCCttggagaaccagcgtggctcagtggaaagagtcaggggtcatgggttccaatcccagcttcgccagttgtcagctgggtgacttcgggcaagtcactccacttctctgggcctcagtgaccccatctgaaaaatggggatgacgactgtgagccccccgtgggacaccccgatcaccttgggacctccccggcgcttagaagcagcgcggctcggtggaaagagcccgtgcttgggagtcagaggtcatgggttctaatcccggctcccccacatgtctgctgtgtgaccttgggcaagtcacttcacttctctgggcctcagttacctcatatggaaaaaggggattaagaccgggagccccacgtgggacaacctgatcaccttgtatcctccacagcactcagaacagagctttgcacatagtaggcactcaataaatgccatgaaaaatagcatcaatataaataattagaattatagctatataagcacttaacaaatgccatcattattattattattagaagaacagtgctttgcacatagtaagcgcctaataaatgccatcagtattattgaaGGCTCTGATCTCCCCACGTGCAGTTTTATGTCCGCAGGGGTGCGGAAGCAATGCCCTGAGGACCTGCTACTGCTCGGGGTTCGGGATTgaatcttttccctttccctttccctctctccccataggCCTCGTGAGCTGAGGGATCATTTCCTTCAGGCTCCGTTCGGCTCGACAGCCGGGCGCGATTCATTTGTGGCTCCCCGGAAGAGACGGGTGTTGCTGCTGTTGGGAAGACAAAGGAGGGTCATGGGAACCTTGCTTTCCGTGCCCTTACCGCTTCAGTTCTGGACTCTCCAGACTCGGTGGACTTTTGCCATCTCGTTTTCTTGATAAAGTGGCTCTCGTGAAAATGGTAGTCTGAGCTTTGGTTTCTGGGGGGGTCCTGCTCGGAAGGGGGACCACGTGCCACGTGCATCTGCCTGCACTTTGGGGGCTGTCCGGGCAGCTGGGGAGCCATGCCTGACTCTTTTGTGCAGGGACAAAATCTTTTTAATTCCCCTCAGGTCTAGGCTAGCTTTCCCATTCCTGGTGTTTTTCCCCCTCTGTTTCCTTCCAGTGAGCCTCTTGGCAAAGACACTCAACCCCCCTCTGTAGCCAGGAGCAAGGTctcttcagcatggctcaatcatcatcatcatcatcaatcgtatttattgagcgcttactgtgtgcagagcactgtactaagcgcttgggacgtacaaattggcaacatctagagacagtccctacccaacagtgggctcacagtctaaaagggggagacagacaacaaaaccaaacatactaacaaaataaaataaatagaatagatatggacaaataaaatagagtaataaatatgtacaaacatatatacatagatacaggtgctgtggggaagggaaggaggtaagatggggggatggagaggggcgaggtggggaggaaggaaggggctcagtctgggaaggcctcctggaggaggtgagctctcagcagggccttgaagggaggaagagagctcttgTTACAAGTTACAAGTCTTGAAACGAACAAATGTGGGTTTACAGTGTGATGAGAGGAGGGCTCCCCCAGATTGGGGAACGGGTTACtcattgcgcttagtacagtgtcctgcacacggtaaacattcgataaataccaccgattaactgCTCTCAGGCTAGCAGaggacctactcactgtacctcgatcttgtccacctcgccaccgacccctcgtctTACctttggccaggaactccctcctccttagaggagcagcgtggctcaacggaaagagcccgggcttgggagtcagaggtcgtgggttctaatcccggctccgccacttgtcagctgggtgactttgggcaagtcacttcacttctctgggcctcagtgacctcatcttaaaatggggatgaagactgggagccccacgtgggacaacctgattaccttgtatcctccccagcgcttagaacagtgctttgcacatggtaagtgcctaacaaatgccatcattataattattattattattcccactggcCCACCACGCTGCCATTACAACACGAGTTCCTTAGCCGTACCCAGCTCCCTCCTGCTAACGTCTAACCAAGTCCCTAACGTCTagtcaagctcgttgtgggccgggaacgtgtttgACGttatattgtagagaagcagcgtggctcagtggaaagagcgcgggcttgggggtcagaggtcatgggttctaatgccaactccgccacttgtcagctgtgtgactctggacaagtcacttcactgtgcctcaattccctcacctgtaaaatggggatgaagactgtacgtgggacaacctcagaaAGCTGTCTCTCCGACCCGACTTCGAAGTctcacttatgagaagcagtgtggctcagaacgAGCATGGGctatgaagtcagaggtcatgggttcaaatcgcggctccgccactcgtcagctgtgtgactttgggcaagtcacttctctgtgcctcggttccctcatctgtaaaatggagatgaagact
This genomic stretch from Tachyglossus aculeatus isolate mTacAcu1 chromosome 22, mTacAcu1.pri, whole genome shotgun sequence harbors:
- the POLR2G gene encoding DNA-directed RNA polymerase II subunit RPB7; amino-acid sequence: MFYHISLEHEILLHPRYFGPNLLNTVKQKLFTEVEGTCTGKYGFVIAVTTIDNIGAGVIQPGRGFVLYPVKYKAIVFRPFKGEVVDAVVTQVNKVGLFTEIGPMSCFISRHSIPSEMEFDPNSNPPCYKTVDEDIVIQQDDEIRLKIVGTRVDKNDIFAIGSLMDDYLGLVS